TCTTCCAGTTGTTTCTTGATTCATAGTAGTTCTGCACAACATGATGCAACCATGATATATTCAACTTTAACTATTGATAGAgcaaacaaaattttattttttagttccCCAGGAGATAAGACATGAACCCAAGAAATGAACCATTCCTGATGTGCTTTTTCTGTCAACCTGAAACCTTACATAATCTTCATATGTATATCCCACTAAATCAAAAGAGTCTCCTGATGGGTAAAAAATGACCAGGTCCTCAGGCTTCTTTAGATATCTTAGAATTCTCTTGGCAGCTTTCAAATGTGATTTCTTTGGACAAGTTTGGAACTTTGCACACATACCAACGCTGAACACAATATCAGGCCTGCTAGTAGTTAGATATAGCAGGGAACCAATTATCCCTCTATACATAATCTCATTAATTCCAGGATCAGTTCCAGCATCATCCAATTTTAGATTGGTTCCCATGGGAGTATCAATAGGCCTTTGCAtccatcatatgaaaccttttTAGTAGTTCCTTGATgtacttttcttgaaaa
This Solanum dulcamara chromosome 8, daSolDulc1.2, whole genome shotgun sequence DNA region includes the following protein-coding sequences:
- the LOC129899994 gene encoding secreted RxLR effector protein 161-like — its product is MGTNLKLDDAGTDPGINEIMYRGIIGSLLYLTTSRPDIVFSVGMCAKFQTCPKKSHLKAAKRILRYLKKPEDLVIFYPSGDSFDLVGYTYEDYVRFQVDRKSTSGMEQLKHKLENRTALLSPKDAEIARFKAWLTTAQSEGPGSSEF